In one window of Deltaproteobacteria bacterium DNA:
- a CDS encoding ferredoxin family protein: MAYDYAIDIEYCKGCGLCVAVCPKNVLELSEKVSPKGYFPAYQARPDDCIYCATCCRMCPDVAITIAEKEEV; the protein is encoded by the coding sequence ATGGCCTATGATTACGCAATCGATATCGAGTACTGCAAGGGGTGCGGTTTATGCGTTGCCGTTTGCCCGAAAAATGTGTTGGAGCTATCCGAAAAGGTCAGTCCCAAAGGATATTTCCCGGCTTATCAGGCGCGGCCCGACGACTGCATTTACTGCGCGACCTGCTGCCGGATGTGTCCCGATGTGGCCATCACCATAGCAGAGAAAGAGGAGGTGTGA
- a CDS encoding cobalamin biosynthesis protein CbiA, with product MNIDLNGIVVVTGNYGSGKTEVSVNLALERRAKGIDVRLADLDLVNPYFRTREARHQLRRHGIEVILPREQYMAADLPILVREVAGALREQSGLVILDAGGDDAGATVLASLADRLRDLPVNMLQVVNPFRPFTESIAGCIAIKKQIEAASKMKMTGVVGNANLIDETLPEHIYDGYEFAAAFACECHLKLEFITAPDSLAAEVETGRMACPVLNIKRQLVPPWKAAAALT from the coding sequence ATGAATATCGATCTGAACGGCATCGTCGTCGTCACGGGGAACTATGGGAGCGGAAAGACAGAGGTCTCCGTGAACCTTGCGTTGGAGCGTCGCGCCAAGGGGATCGACGTGCGCCTGGCAGACCTGGACCTGGTCAATCCCTATTTCAGGACGCGGGAAGCCCGGCACCAACTGCGCCGTCACGGGATAGAGGTCATTCTGCCGCGGGAGCAGTACATGGCGGCCGATCTGCCGATTCTGGTTCGCGAAGTGGCCGGTGCCCTTCGCGAGCAGTCCGGCCTGGTGATCCTCGATGCCGGTGGTGACGATGCCGGTGCAACGGTGCTGGCTTCTCTGGCGGACCGGTTGCGGGACCTGCCGGTCAACATGCTTCAGGTTGTCAATCCGTTCCGACCCTTCACGGAATCAATAGCAGGATGCATTGCCATCAAGAAACAGATAGAAGCCGCGTCCAAAATGAAGATGACCGGTGTTGTCGGCAATGCCAATCTCATTGACGAAACCCTGCCGGAGCATATATACGACGGATACGAATTCGCCGCCGCATTCGCGTGCGAGTGCCACCTGAAGCTCGAGTTCATAACCGCGCCCGACAGCCTGGCGGCAGAGGTGGAAACCGGGCGCATGGCGTGCCCGGTGCTGAATATTAAAAGACAGCTTGTGCCGCCCTGGAAAGCGGCGGCAGCATTAACGTAA
- a CDS encoding 2-oxoacid:acceptor oxidoreductase family protein produces MQNEVQFAGFGGQGIMLIGKILAHAAMEEGFEVSWVPSYGPEMRGGTAYCTVVISDQPIGSPVIRNPRHLVAMNRPSLEKFAPAVKPGGTVFINGSLISVDSGRDDVDELIVPVVEIAKELGNVKAANIIALAAFVARSGVVSIEALKASVAEEFAHKQKLIPLNMKAIEAGIEAAKKD; encoded by the coding sequence ATGCAGAATGAAGTTCAATTTGCCGGCTTTGGCGGACAGGGCATCATGCTGATCGGTAAAATTCTCGCCCACGCCGCAATGGAGGAGGGTTTCGAAGTGTCATGGGTGCCTTCCTACGGACCCGAGATGCGTGGAGGGACGGCTTATTGTACCGTCGTGATCAGTGACCAACCCATCGGCTCCCCGGTCATCAGAAATCCGCGGCATCTGGTGGCGATGAACCGTCCGTCTCTGGAGAAGTTCGCTCCCGCCGTGAAGCCGGGCGGGACCGTGTTTATCAATGGGTCTTTGATCTCCGTGGACAGCGGCAGAGACGATGTCGACGAGCTGATTGTGCCGGTGGTGGAGATCGCCAAAGAGCTGGGAAATGTGAAGGCGGCCAACATTATCGCCCTGGCGGCTTTTGTGGCCAGAAGCGGCGTCGTCAGTATCGAAGCGCTCAAAGCGTCCGTGGCGGAGGAATTCGCCCATAAGCAAAAACTCATCCCGCTGAACATGAAAGCCATCGAGGCGGGGATCGAAGCTGCCAAAAAGGATTAA
- the vorB gene encoding 3-methyl-2-oxobutanoate dehydrogenase subunit VorB, which yields MAKVLMKGNEAIGEAAIRSGCLNYFAYPITPQSEVAEYLSKRMPEVGGVFLQGESEVAVSYMIFGASAAGARIFTTSSSPGISLMSEGISYIAGAQCPAVFVNIMRGGPGLGGILPSQADYFQATKSIGHGDFRLLVMAPASVQEAVEMVMDAFPLAEKYRNPVMILGDGLIGQMMEPVEFPETLKKEPLNNDAWATSGMDTRKSDQRNLVKSLFLDPKQLNDNNLVLKAKYEKMKREEVRFEAYNTDVPYKALIVSYGTMSRVCRTAIDHMKEAGVEVGMIRPQTLFPFPEEEIRKAADVDHCSVVASIEMSMGQMIEDIERSVRGTKPVKWFGKCGGDVPTPEEVIDFMHTLL from the coding sequence ATGGCTAAAGTATTGATGAAAGGCAACGAGGCAATCGGGGAGGCGGCCATCCGGTCGGGATGCCTCAACTATTTCGCTTATCCCATAACACCGCAGTCCGAGGTCGCGGAATACCTGTCCAAAAGAATGCCCGAGGTTGGCGGCGTCTTTCTTCAGGGTGAAAGCGAAGTTGCGGTTTCCTATATGATATTTGGTGCTTCTGCGGCCGGAGCCAGAATTTTCACCACCTCCTCGAGTCCCGGTATCAGCCTGATGAGCGAGGGGATCAGTTACATAGCCGGCGCACAGTGTCCCGCCGTGTTCGTCAATATTATGCGGGGCGGACCCGGATTGGGCGGCATTCTCCCATCTCAGGCCGATTACTTCCAGGCCACCAAAAGTATCGGCCACGGCGATTTCAGGCTGCTGGTGATGGCCCCCGCCAGTGTCCAGGAGGCTGTGGAAATGGTTATGGATGCCTTCCCGCTGGCGGAAAAGTACCGTAATCCGGTGATGATCCTCGGCGACGGGCTCATCGGCCAAATGATGGAACCGGTGGAATTTCCCGAAACGCTTAAAAAAGAACCTCTGAACAACGACGCCTGGGCCACAAGCGGTATGGACACCCGCAAAAGCGATCAGCGCAACCTGGTAAAATCCCTTTTTCTGGACCCGAAGCAGTTGAACGACAACAACCTGGTGCTCAAAGCGAAATATGAAAAAATGAAGCGGGAAGAGGTGCGCTTCGAGGCCTACAACACCGACGTTCCCTACAAGGCGCTAATCGTCAGTTACGGCACCATGAGCAGGGTGTGCCGCACCGCCATCGACCACATGAAAGAAGCCGGCGTCGAGGTGGGCATGATTCGGCCGCAGACACTGTTTCCCTTTCCCGAGGAGGAGATCAGGAAAGCCGCGGATGTCGATCACTGCAGTGTCGTAGCCAGCATAGAAATGAGCATGGGGCAGATGATAGAGGACATCGAACGATCCGTTCGCGGAACCAAGCCGGTCAAGTGGTTCGGCAAGTGCGGCGGCGATGTCCCCACCCCGGAAGAAGTCATCGATTTCATGCACACGCTGCTGTGA
- the cmk gene encoding (d)CMP kinase: MHPMIVTIDGPAGAGKTTVSRILARRLGYRYVDTGALYRGIAFAATNAGIDPADDKGLEKMLAGMKIGFTVREGSTRLMLNEKDITDRIRTPRIAMAASAVSARPVVRKFLLDIQRELGKEKKAVFEGRDMGTVVFPQADVKFYLDASVQMRAARRFREFEGESGQSMEAVENDIRRRDENDSNRSLAPLRKADDAIAIDSTDMTIDRVVEAMYRHVSKLSGGD, encoded by the coding sequence GTGCATCCCATGATCGTGACCATAGACGGTCCCGCAGGCGCCGGCAAAACAACTGTCAGCAGGATTCTTGCACGGCGCCTGGGATACCGCTATGTGGACACCGGAGCGCTTTACCGGGGCATTGCATTTGCCGCCACAAATGCCGGGATAGACCCGGCGGACGACAAAGGGCTGGAAAAGATGCTCGCCGGCATGAAAATCGGTTTCACGGTGCGGGAGGGAAGCACCCGGCTGATGCTGAATGAAAAAGACATCACCGATAGGATCAGAACACCGCGGATCGCCATGGCCGCATCGGCTGTATCGGCAAGGCCGGTTGTGAGAAAGTTTCTGCTGGACATCCAGCGTGAACTGGGAAAAGAAAAAAAGGCCGTGTTCGAGGGACGTGACATGGGTACGGTGGTCTTCCCCCAGGCCGACGTCAAGTTTTATCTGGACGCTTCGGTTCAGATGAGGGCGGCGAGACGTTTCAGGGAATTCGAGGGAGAAAGCGGCCAGAGTATGGAGGCGGTGGAAAACGACATCCGGCGTAGAGACGAAAACGACAGCAACCGGTCCCTAGCCCCGCTACGCAAGGCTGACGACGCCATCGCCATCGATTCCACCGACATGACCATCGATCGCGTGGTGGAAGCGATGTACCGCCATGTGTCGAAGCTGTCGGGGGGTGATTGA
- a CDS encoding 30S ribosomal protein S1, which produces MEEFVENDSTKEVMNEEPAEVSQDAQGVEKDAGASLESLDEDQSMEEMMDIYEESFKRFAEGEVVIGKIISVDKDHVLVDIGYKSEGQINIHEFKDEHGDIKAGVGDPVEVMVEWWDDENEVVMLSKEKAAKVKVWEDIKKTHDADGTVEGVITNRVKGGFSVDIGVQAFLPGSQADLRPIRNLDDMVGNTYEFKILKYNRKRSNIVLSRRVILEKEREEKRAATLASIQEGSVVDGIIKNITEYGVFVDLGGVDGLLHITDISWGRVKHPSEMFSIGDEIKVKVLNLDLEKERVSLGMKQLTEDPWLSAAEHYPVGARVTGRVVSLTDYGAFVELEEGIEGLIHVSEMSWTRKVRHPSKLVSAGESIDAVVLDIKPDNRRISLGMKQVVPNPWDVISEKYPVGTTIEGKIKNITDFGLFIGIDEGIDGLVHISDISWTKRIKHPSELYKKGDVIQAIVLEIDKDNERFSLGIKQLQADPWETVGERYEVGKEITGTVTNVTDFGIFIELEEGIEGLVHVSEISKEKIKTPVGMFNIGDVITSRVMNINSDERRIGLSIKRMEIEDDQELLTEYVNNMGPATSSFGEILRENLQEKLNDE; this is translated from the coding sequence ATGGAAGAATTTGTGGAAAACGACTCTACCAAGGAAGTCATGAATGAAGAGCCTGCCGAGGTATCACAGGATGCGCAGGGCGTGGAAAAGGATGCGGGGGCATCACTTGAAAGCCTGGACGAGGACCAGAGCATGGAAGAGATGATGGACATATATGAGGAGAGCTTTAAAAGGTTCGCCGAGGGCGAAGTCGTCATCGGAAAAATCATATCTGTCGATAAGGATCATGTTCTCGTCGATATCGGATACAAATCCGAAGGGCAGATAAACATTCATGAATTCAAGGACGAGCATGGAGACATAAAAGCCGGGGTGGGCGATCCGGTAGAAGTTATGGTGGAGTGGTGGGACGACGAAAACGAAGTCGTCATGCTTTCCAAGGAAAAAGCAGCCAAGGTCAAGGTGTGGGAAGACATCAAGAAAACCCATGATGCCGATGGAACTGTCGAGGGCGTCATCACGAATCGGGTCAAGGGGGGCTTTTCCGTCGACATCGGTGTGCAGGCTTTTCTGCCCGGCTCCCAGGCGGATCTCAGACCCATCCGTAATCTTGACGACATGGTCGGCAACACCTATGAATTCAAGATACTCAAGTACAACCGCAAAAGAAGTAACATCGTTCTGTCCCGAAGGGTCATCCTGGAAAAAGAGCGCGAGGAGAAACGCGCCGCTACGCTTGCCTCCATTCAAGAAGGCAGCGTCGTGGACGGGATCATCAAGAACATCACCGAGTACGGTGTGTTCGTCGACCTGGGGGGCGTGGACGGTCTGCTGCACATTACCGATATCAGCTGGGGGCGCGTGAAACATCCTTCCGAGATGTTTTCCATCGGCGATGAGATCAAGGTCAAGGTTCTCAATCTCGATCTGGAAAAGGAGCGTGTTTCCCTCGGTATGAAACAACTCACCGAGGATCCCTGGCTTTCGGCCGCCGAACACTACCCGGTGGGCGCCCGCGTCACCGGAAGGGTGGTCAGCCTCACGGACTACGGCGCATTCGTCGAATTGGAAGAGGGGATCGAAGGGCTGATACACGTATCGGAGATGTCCTGGACGCGTAAGGTCCGCCATCCTTCGAAGCTGGTTTCCGCCGGGGAATCGATCGACGCCGTCGTTCTGGACATCAAGCCTGACAACCGCCGCATCTCTCTTGGTATGAAACAGGTGGTCCCCAATCCGTGGGACGTCATCAGCGAGAAATATCCGGTGGGCACGACCATCGAAGGTAAAATCAAGAACATCACCGATTTTGGACTGTTTATCGGCATTGACGAAGGCATAGACGGACTCGTTCACATATCCGACATTTCCTGGACGAAGCGCATCAAGCATCCCTCCGAGCTTTATAAAAAAGGCGATGTGATCCAGGCGATCGTTCTGGAAATCGACAAGGATAACGAGCGGTTTTCACTCGGCATCAAGCAGCTGCAGGCCGATCCGTGGGAGACGGTCGGCGAGCGGTATGAAGTCGGCAAAGAGATCACCGGAACCGTCACCAACGTCACCGATTTCGGGATTTTCATCGAACTCGAGGAAGGCATCGAAGGACTGGTTCACGTATCGGAAATCAGCAAGGAAAAAATCAAAACGCCTGTTGGGATGTTCAACATCGGCGATGTGATTACCTCCAGGGTGATGAACATCAACAGTGACGAAAGAAGAATCGGCCTTTCCATCAAGCGCATGGAGATCGAGGATGACCAGGAGCTGCTGACGGAATACGTCAACAACATGGGACCGGCCACCTCTTCATTCGGTGAAATCCTTCGGGAAAATCTACAGGAAAAACTGAACGACGAATAA
- a CDS encoding DUF1343 domain-containing protein, whose translation MRGVRTGLDNLIASPPAWLKGKNVGLLCNPASVDSRLRHARLLIDAQLPCRLKSLFSPQHGFFSEKQDNMIESADTSDPILKIPVFSLYGKTRVPELRMMDGLDVLIVDLQDVGTRVYTFMYTVSYCLEKAREHKLKVLLLDRPNPIGGVAVEGNCLSPAYSSFVGRYPIPMRHGLTMGELARLFNREYGIGCDLTVVPMNGWKRDMLFPATGLPWVAPSPNLPTPASTVVYPGQVIWEGTNVSEGRGTTQPFELFGAPYIDPVAIEAFLRDAVLAGVVLRSTAFEPTANKWKGALCHGFQLHPQDTTLYRPYATTLLLVQAVIACHAGAFAWKQPPYEYEFDKMPIDLILGGKNIRERIENLDDIEDVVASWTDETEAFERMSRSYYLYD comes from the coding sequence ATGAGAGGTGTGCGTACCGGCCTGGACAATCTGATCGCATCTCCGCCGGCGTGGCTGAAAGGAAAAAATGTCGGACTTCTGTGCAACCCGGCGTCCGTGGACAGCCGCCTGCGGCATGCTCGCCTGTTGATTGACGCGCAGCTGCCCTGCCGCCTGAAGTCGCTTTTTTCCCCGCAGCACGGATTTTTCTCCGAGAAACAGGACAACATGATCGAATCCGCAGACACTTCGGATCCAATCCTCAAGATTCCCGTATTCAGCCTCTACGGTAAAACACGGGTCCCGGAACTGCGCATGATGGACGGACTCGACGTTTTGATTGTGGATCTGCAGGATGTGGGGACCCGGGTTTATACCTTCATGTACACCGTTTCGTATTGTCTGGAAAAGGCGCGCGAACACAAGCTGAAAGTGCTGCTGCTGGATCGCCCGAATCCCATCGGAGGGGTTGCCGTCGAGGGCAACTGCCTGTCGCCGGCATACAGCTCCTTTGTGGGGCGCTACCCCATACCCATGCGCCATGGACTCACCATGGGGGAACTGGCCCGGCTGTTCAACCGCGAATACGGTATTGGATGTGACCTCACGGTTGTGCCCATGAACGGATGGAAACGCGATATGCTCTTCCCGGCCACCGGACTCCCCTGGGTCGCCCCGTCCCCGAACCTGCCTACCCCCGCCTCGACCGTGGTCTATCCCGGCCAGGTTATTTGGGAGGGCACCAATGTGTCAGAAGGCAGGGGGACCACCCAACCGTTTGAGCTGTTCGGCGCCCCCTATATCGACCCGGTTGCCATCGAAGCCTTCCTCCGTGATGCCGTTCTTGCGGGCGTCGTCTTGAGGAGCACCGCCTTTGAACCCACGGCCAATAAATGGAAGGGCGCCCTCTGCCACGGCTTCCAGCTGCACCCCCAGGACACGACGCTGTACCGACCCTATGCCACGACACTGCTGCTGGTTCAGGCAGTGATCGCCTGTCACGCCGGTGCCTTTGCATGGAAGCAGCCCCCCTATGAGTACGAATTCGACAAAATGCCCATCGATCTCATTCTCGGGGGAAAAAATATCCGTGAGCGCATCGAAAACCTGGACGATATTGAAGATGTCGTCGCATCCTGGACGGATGAAACCGAAGCCTTCGAACGCATGAGCCGCTCCTATTATCTTTACGACTGA
- a CDS encoding thiamine pyrophosphate-dependent enzyme, protein MGKTFARPEALSTQVTHYCPGCTHGVIHRLVAEVIDELGIRGRTVGIAPVGCAVLAYNYFTFDFQEAAHGRAPAMATGIKRVRPDLMVFTYQGDGDLASIGMGEIIHAANRGEKFTTVFVNNAVYGMTGGQMAPTTMPGQRTTTSPFGRKVEEVGMPIKVAELLAALQTPAYIARQAVLKPKYIVKAKKAIKKAFQYQLEGKCFSLVEIVSTCPTNWGMTPLEATQWAEENMLPYYQLGELKTPEDE, encoded by the coding sequence ATGGGAAAAACATTCGCTAGACCGGAGGCATTGTCCACACAGGTGACCCACTATTGCCCCGGGTGCACCCACGGGGTGATTCACAGGCTCGTGGCCGAAGTGATCGACGAACTCGGCATACGGGGGCGCACGGTAGGCATTGCACCCGTGGGATGTGCCGTTTTGGCATACAACTATTTCACCTTCGATTTCCAGGAGGCGGCTCACGGCCGGGCACCGGCGATGGCCACTGGCATTAAGCGTGTGCGCCCCGACCTGATGGTGTTCACGTACCAGGGTGACGGGGATCTGGCCAGTATCGGCATGGGAGAAATCATCCACGCAGCCAACCGGGGTGAAAAGTTCACGACGGTTTTCGTCAACAACGCCGTTTATGGAATGACCGGCGGACAAATGGCGCCGACCACCATGCCGGGGCAGCGAACCACCACCTCGCCATTCGGCAGGAAGGTCGAAGAGGTGGGCATGCCGATCAAGGTCGCCGAGCTTCTGGCAGCCTTGCAAACGCCCGCCTACATCGCCAGGCAGGCCGTTCTCAAGCCCAAGTACATCGTCAAGGCCAAGAAGGCCATCAAGAAGGCTTTTCAGTATCAGTTGGAAGGAAAGTGTTTCAGCCTGGTGGAAATCGTCAGCACCTGCCCGACCAATTGGGGGATGACGCCCCTGGAAGCCACTCAGTGGGCGGAAGAGAACATGTTGCCCTACTATCAACTCGGGGAACTCAAGACACCGGAGGACGAATAA
- the hisC gene encoding histidinol-phosphate transaminase, producing MKLKVSDSVLSIAPYVPGKPMAELERELGISESIKLASNENPMGPSPLVKKALQDAIEALNRYPDGGGWDLVQKLSVKLSVAADQIVLGAGSDDIIGMLTRALLMPGDEVIIPKPSFLMYDIMVRSASAKPVYVPLKDLAIDLEGMAAGISKETRMVFLTNPNNPTGTCIDKDAFERFVNALPADVVIVVDEAYVEFVRDSTCVESLRYVDDDRALVVLRTFSKAYGLAGLRIGYGIMPTYLASLLHRVRQPFNVNSLAQAAASTALDDTAFLEKTVKLVHTGIDTIAARMEKIAVRHFPSQANFLLIDVGRRADEVYERLLREGVIVRSMTSYGFPTYIRVTAGLPEENERFVEALEAVLKE from the coding sequence GTGAAATTGAAGGTTTCGGATTCCGTTTTGTCCATTGCCCCCTATGTTCCGGGTAAGCCCATGGCTGAGTTGGAACGTGAGCTCGGCATTTCGGAATCGATCAAACTGGCCTCCAACGAAAATCCGATGGGACCGTCTCCCCTGGTAAAAAAGGCGCTTCAGGATGCCATCGAAGCCCTCAACCGGTACCCGGACGGCGGCGGATGGGATCTGGTGCAGAAACTGTCGGTTAAATTGAGCGTTGCAGCGGATCAGATCGTTCTGGGAGCCGGTTCCGACGATATCATCGGGATGCTGACGCGCGCACTGCTGATGCCCGGTGACGAGGTCATCATTCCCAAGCCGTCATTCCTGATGTACGATATCATGGTGCGCAGTGCATCCGCGAAACCCGTCTACGTCCCTTTGAAAGATCTGGCAATAGATCTTGAGGGCATGGCCGCCGGGATCAGCAAAGAAACCCGCATGGTTTTTTTGACCAACCCCAACAACCCCACCGGAACCTGCATCGACAAGGATGCGTTCGAACGCTTTGTCAACGCCCTGCCCGCGGACGTGGTGATCGTTGTCGACGAGGCCTATGTCGAATTCGTGCGTGACTCAACCTGCGTGGAAAGCCTCCGGTATGTCGACGACGACAGGGCTCTGGTGGTGTTGAGAACCTTCTCCAAAGCGTACGGATTGGCCGGCCTGCGCATCGGTTACGGCATTATGCCGACGTACCTTGCATCGCTGCTGCACCGGGTGCGGCAGCCCTTCAATGTCAACTCATTGGCCCAGGCTGCCGCCTCGACGGCGCTTGATGACACCGCTTTTCTGGAAAAAACGGTGAAGCTGGTGCACACGGGGATAGACACCATTGCCGCCCGGATGGAAAAGATCGCTGTCAGGCATTTCCCTTCACAGGCCAACTTCCTGCTCATCGATGTGGGTCGGCGTGCCGACGAGGTTTACGAGCGCCTGCTGCGGGAAGGTGTCATCGTCCGATCGATGACGTCGTACGGCTTCCCCACGTACATAAGGGTAACGGCCGGGCTGCCGGAAGAAAATGAACGCTTTGTCGAAGCGCTCGAAGCGGTGCTGAAGGAATAA
- a CDS encoding 1-acyl-sn-glycerol-3-phosphate acyltransferase — MDTNKKSNAGGIRQRLRAAINRLLSQTHDHFFYYLPSKKGATTTWLLTLFYRGIKDNEEQLAVIDKLPDDATVVYLNKFKSKFDFLFFHTRYRHRHLPVPEIGLGYRFFILQPITRVLKIILSSLDALFLYHKLPDPYRDGYFSRELLQGKCAFMSLVEKRGFYRRFVKAQTDSIRFLITHQKSTAKAVYIVPQIMSFGKRPARSIPSIKDILFGSISRPGRLRRLAILFKTPEKIFYEVSIPLNLKQFLAAPDIRDLSDEQQALMLRRNLLLQINRHRQSITGPMRKSIEEVKESILTNQRVKAFMDHHAEKRGIPLWKVRKKADGYLDEIAAKQNPGLLRFGEVSVGWILNAMFQGVNYNEEGLNRVKTMAQKGPLVFVPCHKSHVDYLMLPYLMYIKNMPVPLVAAGKNLSFWPIGPVFRSLGAFFLRRTFKGNVLYAKVFGEYIHKLLEEGFNLKVFIEGTRSRTGKLIMPKLGFISILMNAYKNGACEDLVFAPVYIGYDRVLEENSYLHEVEGGQKKDENFLQVINARKFLKNRYGKIYIKFNEPISLNAILARENLILAEMSQKEQNALCRNLGHRIINSINTVTVVTPHALVAGALLNRTKKRLPYRELLEDVEIYLNHLNMQKVEIADTLLMNHVHAVNNALESYVDRKLVERVAEDRTTPFERCEFKVNQDKRPVLEFYKNNCIAFFVPAAFTALIILDKDAFQFSASDLHADYAFLQDFFKYEFAFDVDLTPGYYVRKTVKAFIDDAIIIPHPTIPETYNITSAGFRKLKLHARFLKTYFEAYWVVLKYFKKHPRNTTSANDRLKNIQKLGNRMYKAREVDCIEAISKVYFENGSNFFTTHGVKGAEDEEKIAFYTDTIKRYQDRMNHR, encoded by the coding sequence ATGGATACAAATAAAAAATCAAATGCCGGCGGCATACGGCAACGATTGAGGGCGGCGATCAACAGGCTTTTATCGCAGACGCACGATCATTTTTTTTACTACCTGCCCTCGAAAAAAGGCGCCACCACAACCTGGCTCCTCACGCTTTTCTACCGCGGCATCAAGGACAACGAAGAACAGCTGGCTGTCATCGACAAGCTGCCCGATGATGCCACCGTCGTTTACCTGAACAAATTCAAAAGTAAATTCGACTTCCTGTTTTTTCACACGCGGTATCGGCACAGGCATCTCCCGGTCCCCGAAATCGGCCTTGGTTACCGCTTTTTCATTCTGCAGCCGATAACCCGCGTGCTGAAAATCATCCTTTCTTCCCTGGATGCCCTTTTCCTCTATCACAAGCTGCCGGATCCGTACCGGGACGGCTACTTCTCCCGGGAATTGCTGCAGGGAAAATGCGCCTTCATGTCCCTGGTGGAAAAGCGGGGGTTTTACCGCCGCTTCGTGAAGGCGCAGACCGATTCGATCAGATTTCTCATAACACACCAGAAATCCACAGCAAAAGCCGTGTACATCGTCCCGCAAATCATGTCTTTCGGTAAAAGGCCCGCCCGTTCCATCCCTTCCATCAAGGACATTCTTTTCGGTTCGATATCCCGACCCGGGCGGTTGCGCCGTCTGGCCATTCTGTTCAAAACACCGGAAAAAATTTTTTACGAAGTCTCCATACCGCTCAACCTCAAACAGTTTCTCGCCGCCCCCGACATCCGTGACCTGTCCGACGAACAGCAGGCGCTGATGCTGCGGCGCAACCTGCTGCTACAAATCAATCGCCACCGGCAAAGCATTACCGGCCCCATGCGGAAGTCGATCGAGGAAGTCAAAGAAAGCATTCTCACTAACCAACGCGTGAAAGCGTTTATGGACCATCATGCCGAAAAACGCGGCATCCCGCTTTGGAAGGTCAGAAAGAAGGCCGACGGCTATCTCGACGAAATCGCGGCCAAACAAAACCCGGGCCTTCTCAGGTTCGGCGAAGTGTCTGTCGGCTGGATCCTCAACGCCATGTTCCAGGGCGTCAACTACAACGAGGAGGGATTGAATCGGGTCAAAACCATGGCTCAGAAAGGCCCTTTGGTTTTCGTACCCTGCCACAAAAGCCATGTGGACTACCTGATGCTGCCATACCTGATGTACATTAAAAATATGCCCGTTCCCCTGGTTGCTGCCGGCAAGAATCTCTCCTTCTGGCCGATAGGGCCGGTGTTCAGGTCTCTGGGCGCTTTTTTCCTGCGCCGGACATTCAAGGGCAACGTGCTTTACGCCAAGGTTTTCGGCGAATATATCCACAAACTGCTGGAGGAGGGGTTCAACCTGAAGGTGTTTATTGAGGGCACGCGCAGCAGAACCGGAAAGCTGATCATGCCCAAACTCGGCTTCATATCCATCCTGATGAACGCCTACAAGAACGGTGCCTGCGAAGATCTCGTGTTTGCGCCTGTGTATATCGGCTACGACCGTGTTCTCGAAGAAAATTCCTATCTTCATGAAGTCGAAGGCGGCCAGAAAAAGGATGAGAATTTTCTGCAGGTTATCAATGCGAGAAAATTCCTCAAGAACCGATACGGAAAAATTTACATCAAATTCAACGAGCCCATATCGCTGAACGCCATCCTCGCCCGTGAAAACCTCATCCTGGCCGAAATGTCCCAAAAGGAGCAAAACGCTCTTTGCCGCAATCTGGGACACCGCATCATCAATTCCATCAACACCGTGACGGTCGTAACCCCCCATGCGCTGGTGGCAGGCGCCCTTTTGAACAGAACGAAAAAACGACTGCCCTACCGGGAATTGCTGGAGGATGTGGAAATCTATCTCAACCACCTCAACATGCAGAAGGTGGAGATTGCCGACACCCTGTTGATGAACCATGTGCACGCCGTGAACAATGCCCTGGAATCATACGTCGACCGCAAACTCGTGGAACGGGTGGCCGAAGACCGGACGACACCCTTCGAACGGTGTGAATTCAAGGTCAATCAGGATAAAAGACCCGTGCTGGAGTTTTACAAAAACAATTGCATCGCCTTTTTCGTTCCGGCGGCTTTTACCGCCCTGATCATCCTCGACAAGGATGCCTTCCAGTTTTCCGCATCCGACCTGCATGCCGATTACGCCTTTCTCCAGGACTTTTTCAAATACGAGTTTGCCTTTGATGTGGATCTGACGCCGGGCTATTACGTACGCAAGACCGTCAAAGCCTTCATCGACGACGCCATCATCATCCCCCACCCCACCATTCCGGAAACGTATAACATCACGTCGGCCGGATTTCGGAAACTGAAACTGCACGCCAGATTTCTGAAAACCTACTTCGAAGCCTACTGGGTCGTGCTCAAGTACTTTAAAAAACATCCAAGAAATACGACCTCCGCCAATGATCGTTTGAAAAATATACAGAAACTGGGCAACAGGATGTACAAAGCCAGGGAAGTGGACTGCATTGAAGCCATCTCCAAGGTCTATTTCGAGAACGGGAGCAACTTTTTTACGACGCATGGTGTCAAGGGAGCGGAAGATGAGGAAAAAATAGCTTTTTACACAGACACCATCAAGCGCTACCAGGACAGGATGAACCACCGATGA